Proteins encoded by one window of Desulfovibrio ferrophilus:
- a CDS encoding rod shape-determining protein, with protein sequence MIFKRLLGLLGKDLAMDLGTANTLLYTPKDGIVLNEPSVVAMDAYKGNIIAVGREAKDFLGRTPERINAIRPMKDGVIADFEVTKEMISFFIKKAIKGLSLVKPRIVICVPTGITQVEKRAVIESALQAGVREVKLVEEPMAAAIGAGLPIEEPIGNMVVDIGGGTTEVAVISLSAVAYAESARVAGDEMNEAVQRYFQDKFQMLIGENQAERVKMTLGSAHPLPETLHGEVSGKNMVDGTPRRIEVTDAQIREAIHEPVAAIVMAVKRALEKTPPELVGDIATNGLLLAGGGALLKGLDVLLSRETNLSVIVDDDPLTTVVRGTGRTLDDIKTYGKVYIN encoded by the coding sequence ATGATATTCAAGCGCCTTCTGGGCTTGCTGGGTAAAGACCTGGCGATGGACTTGGGCACAGCGAACACCCTTTTGTATACTCCGAAGGATGGCATTGTGCTCAACGAGCCTTCTGTTGTGGCCATGGACGCGTACAAGGGCAACATTATTGCCGTGGGCAGGGAAGCCAAGGATTTCCTGGGTCGTACCCCTGAGCGTATCAACGCCATCCGGCCCATGAAAGACGGCGTAATTGCTGACTTCGAGGTGACCAAGGAGATGATCTCCTTCTTTATTAAGAAGGCCATCAAAGGGTTGTCTTTGGTCAAACCCAGAATCGTGATTTGTGTGCCGACGGGCATTACCCAAGTGGAAAAACGTGCTGTCATCGAGTCTGCCCTGCAGGCTGGTGTCCGCGAAGTGAAGCTTGTCGAAGAACCGATGGCTGCGGCCATCGGTGCCGGATTGCCCATCGAAGAACCCATCGGCAATATGGTGGTGGACATTGGTGGTGGTACCACTGAGGTTGCCGTGATTTCGTTGTCGGCTGTTGCTTACGCCGAATCTGCCCGAGTGGCTGGCGACGAAATGAATGAGGCGGTCCAGCGGTATTTTCAGGATAAATTCCAAATGCTCATCGGTGAGAATCAGGCCGAAAGAGTCAAGATGACGCTGGGTTCGGCCCACCCGTTGCCGGAAACATTGCATGGAGAGGTCTCCGGCAAGAATATGGTGGATGGCACACCTCGGCGTATCGAGGTGACCGACGCCCAGATTCGTGAGGCCATTCATGAGCCCGTGGCTGCCATTGTCATGGCGGTCAAGCGTGCTCTGGAGAAGACTCCACCGGAACTGGTCGGCGATATCGCAACCAACGGGCTCCTTCTTGCGGGTGGCGGTGCGCTGCTCAAGGGACTGGATGTGCTTTTGTCTCGCGAGACCAACCTGAGTGTCATCGTGGACGATGATCCGCTGACAACGGTGGTGCGTGGCACTGGTCGCACTCTTGATGACATCAAGACTTACGGTAAGGTCTACATCAATTAG
- a CDS encoding GAF domain-containing protein, with the protein MDSNSLEKFLNVVGSVFDAYSSVLFLPGAEGSDGYGLAAKFSLGDHIADHTVIRPGQGLVGWILRNQKPLLINNFDRSKSHLGYYEDNAENKIKAFMGCPLPRGGALCLDSRRTYSFSDKDQKILDLFARLACEIKTSVFRADQDEAEQQYYSSLQVISALRKHYPRWSTYLAHFLGIVAQTTGFSSCFLAERDELGKSYFLEGVPEGFFAPGAEAPDRLPIKSGLIGWVFGNGQPMFSGEKDCCPAGQSLFGRNLPTPPVKSLVLMPLFIHKKTRGVLVMSHTDLVPVTSSMKTFVEMASDNLSLFLENLYLRTRLTQPGP; encoded by the coding sequence ATGGATTCCAATAGCCTAGAGAAATTCTTGAATGTCGTCGGCAGCGTTTTCGACGCCTACTCGTCCGTCCTGTTTCTTCCAGGTGCGGAGGGGAGTGATGGCTATGGCCTTGCTGCCAAGTTTAGCTTGGGTGATCATATTGCCGATCATACTGTCATTCGCCCTGGTCAGGGGCTTGTGGGCTGGATTCTGCGTAATCAAAAACCATTGTTGATCAATAATTTCGACCGCAGTAAAAGTCATCTCGGTTATTACGAGGACAATGCGGAAAACAAGATCAAGGCCTTCATGGGCTGTCCGTTGCCCAGGGGCGGGGCTCTGTGCCTGGACTCCCGCCGAACCTACTCCTTCAGCGACAAAGATCAGAAGATACTGGATCTGTTCGCGCGTCTGGCGTGTGAAATCAAAACCAGTGTTTTTCGTGCCGATCAGGACGAGGCCGAGCAGCAGTATTACAGCTCGTTGCAGGTGATCAGCGCCCTGCGTAAGCATTATCCTCGCTGGTCTACCTATCTGGCTCACTTCCTGGGGATTGTTGCCCAGACTACAGGTTTTTCCTCCTGTTTCCTTGCCGAGCGAGACGAGTTGGGCAAAAGCTATTTCCTTGAAGGTGTCCCTGAGGGCTTCTTTGCCCCGGGAGCCGAGGCGCCCGATCGACTCCCCATCAAGAGTGGATTGATCGGCTGGGTATTTGGTAATGGGCAGCCGATGTTTTCGGGGGAGAAGGATTGTTGTCCGGCCGGGCAGTCGCTTTTCGGTCGTAATCTTCCCACTCCTCCAGTGAAAAGCCTCGTCTTGATGCCTCTTTTTATCCACAAGAAGACTCGTGGGGTGCTGGTCATGAGCCATACGGATTTGGTTCCGGTGACTTCCTCCATGAAGACCTTTGTCGAAATGGCCTCGGACAATCTTTCATTATTCCTGGAAAACCTCTATCTCCGCACCCGCTTGACGCAGCCTGGCCCGTAG
- a CDS encoding replication-associated recombination protein A, whose protein sequence is MLENPRNPHDPPAGQPLADKIRPRKFEDFIGQSHIRTKLEAMGKADHLSSQLYFGPPGCGKSTLALLMAMESGLPYLRVSAPEAGLAELRKRIKGIRLLILDELHRFSKAQQDFFLPILESGEIILLATTTENPSFSVTRQLLSRLHVHKLRALSRPELQEIATRGAQALRADIPVESLEVLTSVSHGDARTLLNLVEYTSQMPEENRQPDGLHALLPDMVIRGDRDGDSHYELASALIKSIRGSDPDAAVYYLACLMESGEDPRFVTRRLILSAGEDIGLADPQALQMAVACQQAVEFVGMPEGFIPMAETAVYLALAKKSNSTYMAYRHASAEIRKNGTKPVPMHLRNASTKLQKDWGYKQGYQYPHDYQGGWVPQQYLPDEVQGKSFYRPRGEGQEPRLAAWWKSLTRNK, encoded by the coding sequence ATGCTTGAGAATCCCAGAAATCCTCATGATCCACCGGCAGGTCAACCTCTGGCCGACAAAATCCGACCCCGCAAATTTGAAGATTTTATTGGTCAATCCCACATCAGGACCAAGCTCGAGGCCATGGGCAAGGCCGATCATCTCTCCAGCCAACTGTACTTCGGCCCTCCAGGCTGTGGAAAATCAACCCTGGCCCTGCTGATGGCCATGGAAAGTGGCTTGCCCTACCTGCGAGTCTCCGCCCCTGAGGCCGGTCTGGCCGAACTGCGCAAGCGCATCAAAGGCATACGCCTGCTGATTCTGGATGAATTGCACCGTTTCTCCAAGGCGCAACAGGACTTCTTCCTGCCCATTCTGGAATCCGGCGAAATCATCCTGTTGGCAACCACCACCGAAAACCCCTCTTTTTCGGTTACTCGCCAGCTGCTTTCGCGCCTGCACGTGCATAAACTTCGCGCCCTGTCCCGCCCCGAGTTACAGGAGATTGCCACACGCGGAGCACAGGCCCTGAGGGCCGACATCCCCGTCGAAAGCCTTGAAGTTCTGACTTCAGTAAGCCACGGCGATGCCCGAACCTTGCTGAATCTTGTGGAATATACTTCACAGATGCCCGAGGAAAACCGTCAACCCGACGGTTTGCATGCTCTCCTCCCGGACATGGTGATCCGTGGGGACAGGGATGGTGATTCGCACTATGAACTCGCCAGCGCCCTCATCAAATCGATCCGGGGTTCAGACCCTGACGCTGCGGTCTACTATCTGGCATGTTTGATGGAAAGTGGCGAGGACCCGCGCTTTGTGACCCGGCGTCTGATTCTCTCTGCAGGGGAGGACATCGGCTTGGCCGACCCTCAGGCACTTCAGATGGCTGTGGCCTGTCAGCAGGCCGTGGAATTCGTTGGAATGCCCGAAGGCTTCATCCCCATGGCTGAGACGGCTGTCTATCTGGCTCTGGCAAAGAAAAGCAACTCCACCTACATGGCCTATCGCCATGCCTCTGCTGAAATTCGCAAAAACGGGACCAAACCTGTGCCCATGCATTTGCGTAACGCCTCGACCAAACTCCAAAAGGATTGGGGCTACAAACAAGGCTACCAATACCCGCACGATTACCAAGGGGGATGGGTTCCCCAGCAATACCTCCCGGACGAAGTCCAGGGGAAAAGCTTCTACCGCCCCAGAGGAGAGGGCCAGGAGCCTCGTCTGGCTGCCTGGTGGAAAAGCCTGACCCGCAACAAGTAA
- a CDS encoding inositol monophosphatase family protein translates to MSDFVTPVLLAQVLSAVAEAGELIRDARNRPKKITLKGRIDLVTETDVAVEKLLKERLAPILPDADFMAEESAESYEPGDLTWIIDPLDGTTNFAHDLPMVAISVGLWRQGSVELGVVSIPVLDETFYAVRGEGAFLNGDPIRVTATDEPVNALVATGFPYSVAEDVDQITAALSRVLPATRGVRRMGAAAVDLAYTACGRLDAFYEMHLKPWDTAAGWLLVEEAGGMVTRFDGTTPYTPGAEDILVTNGQLHSMLSQLVVGRD, encoded by the coding sequence ATGAGCGATTTCGTAACCCCCGTTTTATTGGCTCAGGTTCTTAGTGCCGTGGCCGAGGCCGGCGAGTTGATCAGGGACGCCAGGAACAGGCCCAAGAAAATCACCCTCAAGGGGCGCATCGATCTGGTGACGGAAACGGATGTCGCCGTTGAAAAGCTGCTGAAGGAGCGACTTGCCCCGATCCTTCCGGATGCCGATTTCATGGCTGAGGAAAGTGCCGAGAGCTACGAGCCCGGCGATTTGACCTGGATCATCGATCCACTGGATGGAACCACCAATTTTGCTCATGATCTGCCTATGGTGGCCATTTCTGTGGGACTGTGGCGTCAGGGTAGTGTGGAGTTGGGAGTCGTCTCCATCCCCGTGCTCGACGAGACTTTTTATGCCGTGCGTGGGGAAGGGGCGTTTCTGAACGGCGACCCCATACGGGTCACGGCAACGGATGAACCTGTCAACGCGTTGGTCGCTACCGGTTTTCCCTATTCAGTGGCCGAAGACGTGGATCAGATTACAGCGGCTCTTTCACGGGTTTTGCCTGCCACACGCGGTGTGCGCCGCATGGGAGCTGCTGCTGTGGATTTGGCCTATACCGCCTGTGGTCGGCTGGATGCCTTTTATGAAATGCATTTGAAGCCTTGGGATACAGCCGCCGGGTGGCTGCTTGTGGAAGAGGCTGGAGGCATGGTGACCCGCTTTGACGGGACGACTCCATACACGCCAGGTGCTGAAGATATCCTGGTCACCAATGGGCAACTGCACTCCATGCTGAGTCAGTTGGTTGTCGGGCGCGATTAA
- a CDS encoding 16S rRNA (uracil(1498)-N(3))-methyltransferase — MKTFFLDSESWCEPYALTGQEAHHLSRVLRLGPGAEVHLIDGVGHEGTFRVDSVTKSRVSLTPLSLSEVSPQSPRIVLAMGWTKGLRRGWLLEKAVELRAGGLWFWQAEHSQGRVPNAPKETWSGKLLAGAKQCGNPLLPELKTLPGGVSELIQAGKNFERTYLLHEDRTAGAPLSPAEVTASGDALCVLGPEGGFAPSEAQALMDAGFTPISLGPSILRWETAALTTLSLFWWGGQHA; from the coding sequence ATGAAAACCTTTTTCCTCGATTCCGAATCCTGGTGCGAACCTTATGCCCTGACAGGACAGGAAGCTCATCACCTGTCCCGGGTGCTGCGCCTTGGCCCAGGTGCCGAAGTGCACCTCATCGATGGCGTGGGCCACGAGGGGACGTTCCGAGTGGACTCCGTGACAAAAAGTCGGGTTTCTCTGACCCCGTTGTCTCTCAGCGAAGTGTCACCTCAATCACCGAGGATCGTTCTGGCAATGGGCTGGACCAAAGGTCTGCGCCGTGGCTGGTTGCTGGAAAAGGCCGTTGAACTTCGTGCAGGGGGCCTCTGGTTCTGGCAGGCTGAACACAGCCAGGGGCGCGTACCTAATGCCCCCAAGGAGACATGGTCCGGCAAACTGCTGGCAGGAGCCAAGCAATGCGGTAACCCTCTGCTCCCGGAGCTCAAGACCTTGCCTGGCGGAGTCAGTGAATTAATTCAAGCAGGCAAGAACTTCGAACGGACTTACCTGCTGCATGAAGACCGCACCGCTGGGGCGCCTCTGTCACCTGCCGAGGTCACAGCCTCTGGTGATGCCCTGTGCGTGCTCGGCCCCGAAGGCGGTTTCGCCCCAAGCGAGGCCCAGGCCCTGATGGATGCCGGTTTTACCCCCATCAGCCTCGGCCCCAGCATTTTACGTTGGGAGACCGCCGCCCTGACGACGTTGTCTCTGTTCTGGTGGGGAGGCCAACATGCTTGA
- a CDS encoding ABC transporter substrate binding protein yields MLLSRQQAITLHHEYMDTKRIFTPSYQKLLSDYLSLKFKHMRYDLVIASDNNAFDFIRAKRDELFPNTPVVFCGINYLRSEDLDGFPLYTGIREDADLEGSIKLIRKIHPNVRRIVMITDRTTTGQLMRAEAERVTANRYPDMDFVIWDSLNIRELLSAIKELKKGDILLLTLFFRDSTGQFFEYDEAPRLISAVSSVPVYGTWDFTLGHGIVGGNMTTSKAQGKTAAQLALRILSGEPMENMPVVTTPPAIPMFDFEIMSRFKIKTSDLPEGSVVINRPVSIYEQHKARIIGLAILLIFMMGIIIALLIAVSRGKRIQGELEKSEAGLRQIIDTIPHAISARDAEGRFLLVNKAVAKRLGTTVDELTGKLLMDIHPVPAQAQKTLESDRLVITKGQSLFIPEEARKLKDRTIWTQTTKLPYVASRTGEHAVLCVSMDITDRKLAEDYLQHSQRFIQDLIDSQPSLVVGVDPACKVLHWNRQAEMETGIAADKAQGMDLFDVLPILNISREDITKAIVEQKNYQGSKIPFQSDKQIRYEDITVSPLLTDGRGGAVIRIDDVTERVRIEEIMIQTEKMMTVGGMAAGMAHELNNPLGAILQGIQNVERRISPQLQANLKAAAENNITLEGISAYLKARRIDQMLEGIRESAIRASTIIRNMLDFSRKSESQLAPMDINALIDTVLNLAASDYDLKKLYDFKKIEIVKDYSKNLPQVPVTTTEVEQVLLNLLKNAAQAIAGWTDMPHLPCITLRTREERDFVRIEVQDNGPGLDPEVRKRVFEPFFTTKAPGVGTGLGLSVSYFIITQNHMGTFTVRSRPGQGAIFFIRLPKDRPSS; encoded by the coding sequence GTGCTTTTGTCCCGCCAACAGGCCATTACCCTGCACCATGAATACATGGACACAAAACGCATTTTCACCCCGAGCTACCAGAAATTGCTCTCCGACTATTTGAGCCTGAAATTCAAACATATGCGCTATGATCTGGTCATCGCATCGGATAACAACGCGTTCGATTTCATCCGTGCTAAGCGGGATGAATTATTCCCCAACACCCCTGTCGTCTTTTGCGGCATCAACTATTTGAGGTCCGAAGACCTCGACGGCTTCCCTCTCTATACCGGTATTCGAGAAGATGCCGACTTGGAAGGCAGCATCAAACTGATCCGCAAAATCCATCCCAACGTACGGCGAATCGTCATGATCACCGACAGGACGACAACGGGACAATTAATGCGCGCCGAGGCAGAACGCGTAACAGCCAACCGCTACCCGGACATGGATTTTGTTATCTGGGACAGTCTAAACATCCGCGAATTGCTCTCGGCGATCAAAGAACTCAAAAAGGGAGACATTCTTCTCCTAACGCTTTTCTTTCGCGACAGCACAGGCCAGTTTTTTGAGTATGATGAAGCTCCGCGTCTAATCAGCGCCGTTTCCTCCGTGCCCGTATACGGCACGTGGGATTTCACTCTGGGCCATGGCATAGTGGGTGGCAATATGACCACAAGTAAGGCCCAAGGAAAAACAGCCGCCCAGCTAGCCTTGCGCATTCTTTCTGGCGAACCCATGGAAAATATGCCGGTGGTCACCACCCCACCGGCTATTCCCATGTTTGACTTTGAAATCATGTCCCGCTTTAAAATCAAGACATCCGACCTTCCCGAAGGCAGCGTCGTCATTAACAGACCTGTTTCCATCTACGAACAACACAAGGCCAGAATCATTGGCCTCGCCATCCTGCTCATATTCATGATGGGAATCATCATCGCACTGTTGATCGCGGTATCGCGGGGCAAACGAATCCAGGGAGAACTCGAAAAGAGTGAGGCCGGTCTGCGCCAGATCATCGACACCATCCCCCACGCCATTTCGGCCCGCGATGCAGAGGGCAGATTCCTGCTCGTCAACAAAGCCGTCGCCAAGCGGTTGGGAACAACCGTCGATGAACTCACGGGGAAACTCCTGATGGATATTCACCCGGTCCCTGCTCAAGCCCAAAAAACGCTGGAATCAGACAGGCTAGTGATCACCAAGGGGCAAAGCCTGTTTATCCCCGAAGAAGCCCGCAAACTGAAAGACAGGACCATCTGGACGCAGACCACCAAACTGCCTTACGTGGCATCACGTACTGGTGAACATGCAGTGCTATGCGTCTCCATGGACATCACCGACAGAAAACTTGCAGAGGACTACCTCCAGCATTCCCAAAGATTTATTCAGGATCTCATCGACTCCCAACCATCTTTGGTCGTTGGCGTTGACCCGGCATGCAAAGTCCTCCACTGGAACAGACAGGCAGAAATGGAAACAGGGATTGCGGCTGACAAAGCCCAAGGCATGGACTTGTTCGATGTGTTGCCAATACTTAACATCTCCCGCGAGGACATCACTAAAGCCATTGTAGAGCAAAAGAACTATCAGGGTTCAAAAATCCCCTTCCAGTCCGATAAGCAGATCCGATATGAGGACATCACTGTCTCCCCCCTGCTGACCGATGGTCGAGGAGGAGCCGTGATCCGAATCGACGATGTGACCGAACGTGTGCGCATCGAAGAAATCATGATCCAAACCGAAAAGATGATGACCGTCGGCGGTATGGCTGCAGGCATGGCTCATGAATTGAACAATCCCCTTGGGGCGATCCTTCAGGGAATCCAGAATGTTGAACGGCGTATCTCGCCTCAATTGCAAGCAAACTTAAAGGCGGCAGCCGAAAACAATATCACTCTGGAAGGCATCTCCGCATACCTGAAGGCAAGGCGCATAGACCAGATGCTGGAAGGCATCCGGGAGTCTGCCATCAGAGCCTCAACCATCATCCGCAACATGCTGGACTTCTCGCGCAAAAGCGAATCACAGCTGGCTCCCATGGACATCAATGCCCTGATCGACACGGTGCTTAACCTGGCTGCAAGCGACTACGACCTCAAGAAACTGTATGATTTCAAGAAAATCGAGATCGTTAAAGACTACTCCAAGAACTTGCCCCAAGTTCCAGTCACCACCACCGAGGTCGAACAGGTGCTCCTGAACCTGCTCAAGAATGCAGCACAGGCCATTGCAGGCTGGACGGACATGCCACATCTTCCCTGCATCACCCTGCGTACACGCGAGGAGCGTGACTTTGTTCGCATCGAAGTTCAGGACAACGGCCCGGGTCTGGACCCGGAAGTCAGAAAGCGAGTCTTCGAGCCGTTCTTCACGACCAAAGCTCCAGGAGTTGGCACCGGACTGGGCCTTTCTGTCTCCTATTTCATCATTACCCAAAACCACATGGGAACCTTTACGGTGCGTTCCCGCCCCGGTCAGGGGGCAATCTTCTTTATCCGACTTCCCAAGGACCGTCCTTCTTCCTGA
- the gcvT gene encoding glycine cleavage system aminomethyltransferase GcvT, with amino-acid sequence MSDLFKTPLHAWHVENGAKMVPFAGWDMPVQYSGILEEHHHTRTKASIFDICHMGEFKLMGPKAKSALANVVTHNLNTLGPGRCRYGFLLNEQGGILDDLIVYCLADDEYMLVVNGARATADYAWIKSHLPEDMFFENISDMTAKIDLQGPESCKVLNRLMGEDWSFLTYFACKKDEFDGDPLLISRTGYTGELGYELYLREDKAIKLWEKLVSISGVKPAGLGARDTLRLEMGMALYGQDLDENHTPAEAGMGFFLKSETDYIGKAHGMDVRVSLVPLALEGRRAARHDDPVFLPSGEEVGHVTSGSFAPSLGHSVALAYIKAEHADNAEFLLGKGKKKITGKKADLPFYTKGTARIKL; translated from the coding sequence TTGTCCGATCTCTTCAAAACACCTCTTCATGCCTGGCATGTGGAAAACGGCGCCAAGATGGTCCCCTTTGCCGGGTGGGACATGCCCGTGCAGTATTCCGGTATCCTGGAAGAGCACCATCACACGCGTACCAAGGCCTCAATTTTCGATATCTGCCACATGGGTGAGTTCAAACTCATGGGCCCCAAGGCCAAATCTGCGCTGGCAAACGTCGTCACCCACAATCTGAACACGCTGGGCCCCGGACGTTGTCGCTATGGCTTCCTGCTGAACGAACAAGGTGGCATTCTGGACGATCTGATCGTCTATTGCCTGGCCGATGATGAATACATGCTTGTGGTCAACGGCGCCCGTGCAACTGCCGACTATGCCTGGATCAAGTCCCATTTGCCCGAAGACATGTTCTTTGAAAATATTTCCGACATGACGGCCAAAATCGACCTGCAAGGCCCTGAGTCCTGTAAGGTCCTCAATCGCCTGATGGGTGAGGATTGGAGCTTTCTGACCTATTTTGCCTGCAAGAAGGACGAATTCGATGGGGACCCGTTGCTCATCAGCCGTACCGGCTATACCGGAGAACTGGGCTACGAACTCTACCTGCGCGAAGACAAGGCCATCAAACTCTGGGAAAAGCTCGTATCCATCTCCGGCGTCAAACCAGCAGGACTGGGTGCACGAGACACCTTGCGCCTGGAAATGGGCATGGCCCTCTACGGTCAGGACCTGGATGAGAATCACACCCCTGCCGAAGCAGGGATGGGCTTTTTCCTGAAATCAGAAACGGATTACATTGGCAAGGCTCACGGCATGGACGTCCGCGTCAGCCTTGTTCCTCTGGCTCTTGAAGGCCGCCGCGCTGCACGACATGACGACCCGGTATTCCTGCCTTCGGGCGAAGAGGTCGGCCATGTCACCAGCGGTTCCTTTGCTCCCAGCCTGGGCCATAGCGTGGCACTGGCTTACATCAAGGCCGAACATGCTGATAACGCCGAATTCCTGCTGGGCAAAGGCAAAAAGAAAATCACTGGCAAAAAGGCTGATCTGCCTTTCTATACCAAAGGCACTGCCCGCATCAAACTCTAG
- a CDS encoding alanine racemase, translated as MDITHLQRMSVPDFGPFPLDVETPCVLVDGARLAANIERVAAIGRCHRVAVRPHIKTHKSVDIARMQMQAGACGVTASKVDEALVFVRAGIPSVTCAYPVLDGAKLDRLLAVGRDYDCDLRCLADSDAGVTALHQAGERAGLVIPVSMKIDVGLHRCGVAVDDPALLRLASRVHHSPHLEFVGILSHAGQAYAAKDSAGVLAVARAEATLMRRAKALLEEHGVPVSEVSVGSTPTVLASDDYEGITEIRPGNYVFMDRTPVRLGLAQQSEVALTVLATVVSKNEQWLIIDAGSKTLSSDGGAHGAGATDFGLAYPLGAGGELGAPLVIGRLSEEHGWIINEGANLAIGDKVRIVPNHSCVVVNLRDRLALMGAGGELRSMNIDARGLIR; from the coding sequence ATGGACATTACCCATCTCCAGAGGATGTCAGTGCCTGATTTTGGCCCCTTTCCCCTAGATGTTGAGACACCGTGTGTCCTGGTGGATGGTGCGAGGCTTGCCGCAAATATTGAACGTGTGGCTGCCATTGGGCGTTGTCACCGTGTGGCCGTTCGCCCACATATCAAGACTCATAAGAGCGTGGATATTGCCCGGATGCAGATGCAGGCCGGAGCCTGCGGCGTGACTGCATCCAAGGTCGATGAAGCTTTGGTTTTTGTGCGGGCTGGAATCCCCAGCGTGACCTGTGCCTATCCTGTTCTTGACGGGGCCAAGTTGGACCGGCTGCTGGCTGTTGGTAGGGACTACGACTGTGACTTGCGTTGCCTGGCGGATTCGGACGCAGGAGTGACAGCTCTGCATCAGGCAGGTGAACGGGCTGGTTTGGTTATTCCGGTCTCTATGAAGATCGACGTGGGCCTTCACCGTTGTGGCGTGGCCGTGGACGATCCAGCATTGCTTCGATTGGCCTCCCGGGTTCATCATTCTCCGCATTTGGAATTTGTGGGGATTCTCTCCCATGCTGGGCAGGCTTACGCCGCCAAGGATAGCGCAGGTGTGTTGGCTGTGGCCCGTGCCGAGGCCACGCTGATGCGCCGAGCCAAGGCTTTATTGGAAGAGCACGGGGTGCCCGTGTCCGAGGTTAGCGTGGGGAGTACTCCCACGGTGTTGGCTTCGGATGACTATGAGGGGATTACGGAAATTCGTCCGGGAAATTACGTGTTCATGGATCGAACCCCGGTGCGCCTCGGATTGGCACAGCAAAGTGAAGTGGCATTGACCGTGTTGGCGACTGTGGTCAGCAAAAACGAGCAGTGGTTGATCATTGATGCCGGGTCCAAGACCCTGTCCAGCGACGGTGGGGCGCATGGGGCCGGTGCCACTGATTTTGGGCTGGCTTATCCTTTGGGAGCTGGTGGGGAGCTGGGTGCTCCTCTGGTCATAGGGCGACTTTCCGAGGAGCATGGCTGGATTATCAATGAAGGCGCGAACCTTGCCATTGGTGACAAGGTCCGCATTGTCCCCAACCATTCCTGCGTGGTTGTTAACCTCAGAGATCGGCTTGCACTGATGGGAGCCGGGGGCGAATTGAGGTCAATGAATATTGATGCCCGTGGCCTGATTCGATAA
- a CDS encoding HDOD domain-containing protein, with amino-acid sequence MPDETPIVVSQTTERAEKFLKSIMRNHDLDHPLTTMLLAVGIPALAKEMNVRPKDYLPVVNGVQQSKVHLEKPDMATLAESVSLPAMPEVAVQLERVTSDPSSSAQNVADVISLDPSLSTILLHIVNSAFYNFPSKIDSIPRAVSIVGTSQLHALALGRMVLNMANEMPPKHFNMDVYWEHCVATGVIAKELATLCNFPNPERHFLAGLLHDIGKLAIAKALPRHAEALNLIRHHSVPHIAEESVLGFDHARFGAMILRKWNIPYQIVEAVAHHHHPEEATHPEGARILHLADIIARALVIPSSDVPLSPSLSKGAWSSLCMKPELLKDALGGLEGKMHEMVEILMGKN; translated from the coding sequence ATGCCAGATGAGACTCCCATTGTCGTATCGCAGACCACGGAACGTGCCGAAAAGTTCCTGAAATCAATCATGCGCAACCATGATCTGGATCATCCCCTGACGACCATGCTTTTGGCCGTTGGCATCCCGGCACTCGCCAAAGAGATGAACGTCCGTCCCAAGGATTATCTCCCCGTGGTCAATGGCGTACAGCAATCGAAAGTGCACCTTGAAAAGCCCGACATGGCCACTTTAGCCGAGAGTGTCTCACTACCAGCCATGCCCGAAGTCGCTGTTCAACTCGAACGTGTCACTTCCGACCCGAGTTCCTCGGCCCAGAATGTAGCCGACGTCATCAGCTTGGACCCCAGCCTGTCGACTATTCTTTTGCATATCGTAAACAGCGCCTTCTACAATTTCCCGTCCAAGATTGACTCGATCCCGCGCGCAGTTTCCATTGTCGGAACCTCCCAACTCCACGCTCTGGCTCTGGGACGCATGGTTCTCAATATGGCCAATGAAATGCCCCCAAAACATTTCAATATGGATGTATACTGGGAACACTGTGTGGCTACAGGAGTCATTGCCAAGGAACTGGCAACACTGTGCAATTTCCCTAACCCGGAACGACATTTCCTGGCCGGACTCCTGCACGATATTGGCAAGCTGGCCATTGCCAAGGCCCTGCCCCGACACGCAGAGGCCCTGAACCTCATCCGACATCACAGTGTCCCTCACATTGCCGAAGAATCCGTGCTGGGTTTTGACCATGCCCGTTTCGGAGCCATGATTCTGCGCAAATGGAATATTCCCTACCAAATCGTGGAAGCCGTTGCGCACCATCACCATCCCGAAGAGGCCACTCATCCCGAAGGCGCGCGCATTCTGCACTTGGCGGACATCATTGCCCGGGCTCTGGTTATTCCCAGTTCAGATGTTCCCCTGAGCCCTTCCTTATCAAAAGGCGCATGGTCATCGCTCTGCATGAAGCCGGAATTGCTGAAAGATGCCCTCGGTGGATTGGAGGGAAAGATGCATGAAATGGTAGAAATATTAATGGGCAAAAACTAG